Part of the Geobacter pickeringii genome, GGCTGGTCCTGCGTCCCGATGCCGATATCGACACCAAGATTCTCGAGGGATTGTCTCCGGCCATGGGCAAAGTGGTGAAAGAGGCCCATTCCCGTCACGGCATGATCGTGGCGGTAACGGACCCCGAGTCCGATGAGGCGGTGGTGAAGACCTCGGGCTCCCTGGGGGCCGCCGCCCTGCCGGCGCTGCTGGTGGAGAGGACCCCCCTGAATGTCCTCACCCTGAACGGCGTGAAGCCCACCGTGAAGAGTCTGGCCAACGGAACCTATCCGCTGGCCAAGGATATCCGCTTCATCACCACGAAGCACACCTCCTCTGCCGCCCATAAATTCATCGATTTCGTCGCATCGCCCCAGGGGCGCGCCATCGCCGAAAAGGCGGGCGTGCTCGTCACCGCGGAGGGCAAAAAAGGGCCGTGAAAACGCAGGAGCGCTCCATAGCCCGTATCACCACCATCCTCGCGGCGATCATAACCGTTGCCGTATCGGTTCTGGCCCCGGCGGGCTATTTCCTCGTATCTTACCAGTACATGGTGGGGAGCCTCGATACCCAGGCCGAGATCAACGCCCGGGCCGTCACCCAGCTGGTGATGGCGAATCCGCAAATGTGGCGGTACGAGGAAGTCAGGCTCATGGCGTTGCTGGAGCGCCGCGCCCGGCGGGACCTCCCCGAAGTGCGGCGGGTTCTGGACAGCCAGGGGAAGATCATAGCGGAGAGCGCGGACCCTTTAAGAGCGCCGGCGGTCTCCCGGCGCCACGCCATCTATGATGCCGGCACGCCGGTGGCGCAGATCGAGATTTCCTGCTCCCTTCGCCCCCTGCTGCTGGAAACGACCCTGGTCGCTGCCGGCGCGATACTGCTCGGCGGCCTCGGCTTCATCATCCTTCGCACCATCCCCCTGCGGGCCGTTCAGAAGGCCCACCACTCCCTGGCGGAGAGCGAGGCGAAATACCGTTCTCTCTACGAATCGATGAAAGAGGGGATGGCATTGTACCGATTCATCCGCGATGGGGACGGGAATCCCGTATCGTTCGAGGTCGTCGACATCAACCCCTCGTGCGAGTCGATCCTGGGAATGGGGAAAACGGCCGTTGTCGGCAGGCGGGGAGCCGAGCTCTTCGGCGGCGCCGTCATGGACTTTTTCGTCGACATTGTGCGCGGGGCCCAGACCGGCGAGGCGTTGACGTTCGAACTGCCGCTGCCGGAGAAGAACCGCTTTTTCGACGTCTCGGTGTTTTATCCGGAAGAGGGACTCTTCGCCACTCTGTTCGAGGATGTCACCGAGCGCAAGAAGTCCGACGCCCAGATCCAGAGGCTCGCCTATTACGACACGCTCACGGGATTGCCGAACCGCACCCTCTTCTTCGACCGCCTCAACCAGGCCCTGGCAGGGGCCTCCCGCAGAAACGGCAAGGTGGCGCTGCTTTTCATCGATCTCGACGGCTTCAAGCTCATCAACGACAATCTGGGGCATGCCCAGGGGGACCTGCTTCTGATGACGGTGGCGCAGCGGCTGGGGGAGGGGATCCGGCGCAGTGACACCCTCGCCCGGTTAGGGGGGGACGAGTTCATGGTCCTCATCTCCTCTGCCGATGAGGACCGCAACGCCGCGCAGCTGGCCCAGCACCTCCTGGAGCGGATTTCCCCTCCCTGCGAGATCGGCGGCCGTGACGTGTACACCAGCGCAAGCATCGGCATCTCCATCTTCCCCGACGACGGTCGGGACGTGGAAACGCTGGTGCGATGCGCCGACATGGCCATGTATGCGGCCAAGGAAGCGGGGCGCAACGGCTACCATTTCCATTCAGGGGAAATGAACCGCAAAGCCCATGAGCGGATGGAGCTGGAGATGAGCCTCCGCCAGGCGCTGGACCGGCACGAGTTTTTTCTGGAGTTCCAACCCATCATCAATGCCCGCGGCGACTGCCTGGTGGGGGCCGAAGCCCTTGTCCGCTGGCAGCACCCCGTCCAGGGGCGGATCATGCCGGGCACCTTCATCCCTGCAGCGGAAAACTCCGGAATGGTCATCCCCCTTGGCGAGTGGGTGCTGCGAAACGTCTGCGAGAAGGTGCGGGAGTGGCGCAACGCCGACCTTCCCCCCGTCAAGCTGTCGGTCAACGTCTCGGGGCGACAGTTCGAGCAGCGGGACTTCACCGCTGTGGTCCACGGCATCTTGAAGGAGACAGGGGTCGATGCCCGGAGTCTCCAACTGGAGCTGACCGAGACCAGCCTCATGAAAGATGCCGATGCCGCCGTCAGCGCACTCCATAAGCTCAAGGAGCTGGATCTGCGGATCGCGGTCGACGATTTCGGGACGGGCTATTCATCCCTGGGCTACCTCAGGAATTTCCCCATCGATCACATCAAGATCGACCGCTCGTTCGTTATGGACATCTGCGACAACCCTGACGACCGCTCCATCGTGGAGGCGATTGTCGCCATGGCGAACAAACTCAACCTCAACGTGGTCGCGGAAGGGGTTGAAACCGTCGAGCAGCGGGATTTCCTGCTGAATCTCGGCTGCCACGAGATGCAGGGGTTCCTCTTCCATCGGCCGATGCCCGAAGAGCAGTTCGTTGAACTGCTGCGGGGGATGACCCTCTGCGCCACCCCTACGGCGTCTTGATCTCCTCGCTCTTGGCCCGGAGCTTCTTGACCAGGGCGGGGTACCCCTCGCTGGTGATGATCTTGTTGAACTGGGTCCGGTAGTTGGCCACCAGGCTCACCCCTTCGATCACCACGTCGTAGACCATCCACTTCCCGCCCTTTTTCATCAGCCGGTAGTCCAGCGCGTACTCGTCGCGCTTGGTGGTGATGATCCGGGAGCGGACCTCGGCGCTCTCCCCCTCCACGATCTCCTTCCCGTAGACCACCTTCTCCTGGTTGTACGATTCGATCTTGCCGGCGTAGGAGTTTTCCAGCAGCGTCTCGAAGAGTTCCGTGAACTCCTTTTTCTCGGGGGCGCTCCGCTCTTTCCAGTGGCGGGCCATGGAGCGCTGGGCCATCTCGCCGTAATCGAAGACGGCGCCGATGGCCTTCTTGAGCCCCTGGCGGCGCTTCGGTTCGTTCTGGGGTTTTTTAAGCTCCTTGTCGGAGACGATCCGGATCACCTCGTCCACGGCCTTTTTGACGACTTCCGTGGGGGTGCCCTGGGCGAAGGCGGGAGTGCTGATCGCGAAGCCCAGGAGAAGGGCCTGGAGTATCAACCATTTCATGGACATAGTTCCTCCCTTATCTCTGCTCAAGCGGCGAGGCGCCGACGGCATACTCCAGGTTCGCCCGGGACATCTTCTGGTTGTAAATTGAGTGAAAGTAGTCGCTCCGCATCTTGGCGTAGTTCTCCAGGCCATCGAAGATCTCCTTTGCGGGACCGATGCCGAAATCGAAGTTGGCAAGTGCTGCGACGACCCATTTCTTTGCGTTGCTGTAGGCATCCTTTGTTGCCGCGATGCTCTTCTCCGCCTCCTGCAGATCGAGGTAGGCCTTCCTGATCTGGAGGGGGATGTTGGTCTCCGCGTAGGTCTTGGTGCTCATGAGCCGGTCGTACTGGGCCTGCTCCGCCGCCACCTTGGCTCCGGTGATCCCGAAGTCGAGCTTCCATTTGAGCCCCAGTGCCACTCCCCCCCAGAGGTGGTTGAATTCGTCGGGGACCCACGGGTTGCTGACCCGGTCCCGTTTCTCGGCATAGGCCCCGGAGAGGTAGCCGCCGAGGAAGAGGTCGGGCCAGTAGGCCGCCTTTGCCGCCTCCACGAGCGCCTGGCGCGCCAGGAGCCCTTCCTTGACCTGCCGATACTCGGGACGCTGGCTCTGGGACGCCGCGAGATATGCCGGCAACGCCGCTGCCGTCGTCTCATCGGGAGCGAGCCGCGCGGTCGCTATGTCGAACGGCGCGTCGGGGGAGAGCCCGATTCGGGAGCGCAGCGCCGCAAGGGCGAGCGTCTCCCCCTTCTTCGCCTCTTCGAGGTACTTGGCGACCTCCCCGGAAAAGGCGTCCAGCTTGTAGATATCCAGGTCGTCCACGTTGGGGGAGCCCTTGTCGAGGTATTCCCGGGCCTTCTTCCTCGCCTTGTCGAGGTCCTCCTGTACTTCCAGAACCACCTCTTTCAGCTCCCGCGCGAGGAGGAGGCCGTAGTAGTATTCCTTCACCTGAAGCGCCACCTCGTTGCGCCGCTGTTCCTTCTTCGCCCGGTCCACCTCGATCCCGTGGCTGGCCGCCTTCATACTCTCGCTGATCTTGCCGAAGGTATAGAGGGGCTGCACCAGGGTTGCATCGCCCCGGGTGAACCAGGTGAGCCGGCTTGTCTGGTTGATGCTGTCGGGGGAAGCGACCTGATTTCCCCGCGCCTGGGGGACGGGGCCGATCAGCCCGAGGAAATCAAGCTGGGGATACCGGTGCGCCTTGGCCTCGACCAGCTTCGACGCGGCCAGGTCGATGTCCGCCTGGGATTCGCCAAGCTCGGGGGCGACGGCGAGGGCATTTTTGACGCAGTCGTTGAGATCCAGGAGCTGCTTCTCCCCGTCGGTCCCGGCGGCGCGACCCACTGTCGCGCCGAGAAACAGTATGCCGTAGATAACTGCTGATGCCGCTTTCGTCTTCATGGTCTCCCTCCGTCAATCAACCTTTCCGTGGATGTACTTGCTGAGCAGCTCCTCCAGGTCGACGGACGACTCGGTGTCCCGAATCCTGCCGTTGGCGGCGATGAGCGTCTCCGACCCGCCGGGGGAGAGCTTGATGAACTTGTCGCCGATGATCCCCCGGGTGCGGACCGAGGCGATGACGTCGTCCTGGAGCCTGATCCCCTGCCGGATCTTGAGGTGGAGGCGGGCCCGGTCCGTCTTCGGGTCGAGGTCGATCCGGTCGACCCGCCCCACCTCGACCCCGGCAAGCTCCACCGAGGCCCCCTTCTTGAGGCCGGAAACGGAGTCGAACTCGCTCGTTACGTCGTAGAAGTCCCCCCCCACGAGCTCCATCTTGCCGAGCTTGACGGAGAGGTAGGAGAGACAGAGCAGTCCGGCGAGGACGAAGATGCCGACAATCAGTTCAAGGGTGATTCTTTTCATGGTTGCACCTGTGCCGTGATTGCTTGCGGCGGAGTATAGGCTCCTGGCCGCTTCGGAAGAGACCGCCTCACACGAAGTGGATCGGGCCCTCCAGGCTCCCGCTGATGAACTGCTTCACCACCGGATGATCCGAACGCTGGATCTCCTCCGGTGTCCCCATCTCGATGATCCGGCCGCGATAGAGCATCGCCACGTAGTCGGAGATGTCGAAGATCTCCGGGATCTCGTGGGAGACGATCACCGCCGTGAAGCCGAACCGGCTGTGGGTATCCTTGATGAGCTGGTGGATCGCCCGGCAGATGATCGGGTCGAGGCCGGTGGTCGGCTCGTCGAAGAGGATGATCCGCGGGTTGAGAAGCAGCGCCCGGGCGAGCCCCACCCGCTTCTTCATCCCGCCGGAGAGCTCGTCGGGGAATTTGCGGTCCACCCCCCTGAGCCCCACGTGCTCCAGCGCCTCGTGGACCTTGGCGTCGATCTCCGGGCGGGAGAGTTTCGTCTTTTCCTCCAGGGGGAAGGCGACGTTCTCGAAGACGCTCATGGAGTCGAAGAGGGCGGCGTTCTGAAAGAGCATCCCGAACCGCTCCCGCACCCGGTTCAGCTCCCAGCGCCGCATGACGGTGATATCCTCCCCCTCGACAAAGACCTTGCCGGCGTCGGGCTGGAGCAGGCCGATCATATGCTTGAGCAGCACGCTCTTCCCCTCTCCCGATGGGCCGATCACCGCCGTGATCTTTCCCGGCGGGACCTCCAGGGTGAGGCGGTCGAGGACCACCTGGCTGCCGAACGATTTTTGCACCTCAACGAGCTTGATCATAGGTCAGAGCATCACCGACGTCAGGAAATAGTCCCACACCAGCACCAGCACCGACGACATCACCACCGCCTCGGTGGTGGCCCGGGAGACCCCTTCGGCGCCGTGGCCGGCGTAATACCCCTTGTAGCAGCAGACCCACGAGATGATGGCGCCGAAGGAGACCGACTTGACGAAGCCCGACCAGACATCCTTCCCCACCACGCTCTTCTCCATCTCGTAGAAATAGGCCCCCTCGTTCACCCCGAGGAGCTTCACCCCCACCAGGTAGCCGCCGTAGATCCCCACCACGTCGAAGATGGCGCAGAGCAGCGGCAGCGCCACCAGCGCGCCGAGCACCTTGGGGGAGACGAGGTATTTGAACGGCTCCAGCGCCATGGTCTTGAGGGCGTCGATCTGCTCGGTGATCTTCTTGATCCCGATCTCGGCGGTGATGGCGCTTCCCGCCCGCCCTGTCACCATCAGGGCCGAGAGCACCGGACCCAGCTCCCGGATGAGGGAGAGGGCCACCGCCGAGCCGAGGAGCCCCTCGGAACCGAACTTGGCCAGGGTGTAGTACCCCTGGAGGCCGAGAACCATCCCGGTAAATGCCGCGGTCAGAACGATGACGAAGAGTGATTTGGCGCCGATGAAGTGGATCTGCTTGAAGATGTGGATCGGTTTCCCCGGGTCGCGGACGATGATGTAGAGGGCATAGAGGATGAAGATCAGCATCCGGCCCATCTCGCGGACGACGAAGAGGGTGACGGCGCCCAGTTTTTCGATGGTGTTGCGCACGTGGCGGCTCCCGCAATGGTGGTGTCCGGAAAAGTATAGGTGAAGATGGCGGGATGTAAAGGCGGGGAGGGGCGCTCGGGCGGCACCGCCCCCCCTGCGGTTCAGAGGATGAAGTCGGTGGAGAGGAAGTTGGAGCGGTGCTCCCGCACGATGTCGGAGATGATCTCCTTGTTGACCGCGCTCTCCTTGGCCGCCACCAGGGTCCGGATCGAGAAGGCCCGCAGGGCGTCGGAGACCGAGAGGGTCCCCACCGCCGAGTCCTTCCGCCCGGTGAAGGGGAAGACGTCGGGGCCGCGCTGGCACTGGCTGTTGATGTTGACCCGGGAGACCTGGTTCACCAGCGGATCGATGAGGGTTGCCAGGAGCTGCGGGTCACGGCCGAAGATGCTCACCTGCTGGCCGTAGTCCGACTCCTCGATGTACCGGATCGGCTCGGCGGTGTCGGAGAAGGGGGCCACCGGCACCACCGGCCCGAACTGCTCCTCGGTGTAGAGGCGCATCCGCGGGGTGACCGGATAGACGAGGGCGGGGTGGAAGTAGGTGCCGGACACGGTCCCCCCCCCCTCGTTCATCACCCGAGCGCCGTGGCGCACGGCATCGTCGACGAGGCCGGCGAGATAGACCGTCTTCCCCGGTTCGGGGAGGGGGGTGATCATCACCGCCGGGTCCCACGGCAGGCCGATGCCGATGGCGGCCAGCGTCCGGGAGAAGAGGGCGAGGAAGTCGTCGGCGATAGATTCGTGAACGAAGACGATCTTGATGGCGGTGCAGCGCTGGCCGTTGAAGGTGAGGCTGCCGGCAAGGCACTCCTCCACCGCCACGTTCAGGTCGGCGTCGGGAAGGACGATGGCCGGGTTCTTGGCTTCGAGCCCCAGCACCGACCGGAGGCGATGGGGCTTGGGATGCTCCTTCTGCAGGGAGTTGGCCGCGCTGCTGGTCCCGATGAAGGCGAGGACGTCGATCCGTCCCGTCCGCATGAGGGGCGGGGTGATGGTGCGCCCCGATCCGAAGAGGGTGTTCACCACCCCCGGCGGGAAGCAGTCGCGGAAGGCGCGCAGCAGCGGCGCGAAGAGGAGCACCCCGTGGCGCGGCGGCTTGAGCAGCACCGTGTTCCCCATGATGAGGGCCGGGATGAGGGTGGTGAAGGTTTCGTTCAGGGGGTAATTGTAGGGGCCCATGCAGAGGGTGACCCCCAGGGGGGCGCGGCGGATCTGGCCGATGATCCCCTGCTCGATGACGAAGCGGGAGGAGACCCGGTCGAGCTCCTTCAGGGCGTCCACGGTCTCGGCGATGTAGGCGACGGTCCGGTCGAACTCCTTGCCGGCGTCGCCGGCGGTCTTGCCGATCTCCGCCATCAGGAGCCGCACCACCTCCTCGCGCCGTTCCTTCATCCGGGCGGCAAAGCGCTGGATATGGGCGATCCTGTCTGCCACCGTCATGGTGGGCCATTCCCCCCGGCCGTTGTCGTAGGCGGCGGCCGCCGCCTCCAGCGCCGCCAGCGCGTCGGCCTCGGTCATGAGGGGGAAGCTGCCGATCCTGGCCCGTTCGGGGCCGTCGGCCTTCCTGGCGCAGACCGGGGAGAAGACCTCTTGGGTCGGGCCTTTCCATGGCTGCAGTTCCCCGTTCACAAGGTACTCCCGCATCTCCACCGGCTCCGCCAGGCGGTTTCTGCCGGCAAGCTGCTCCGGCGCAGGGAATAGCGCATCGATACGGTCGCGAATGGTCATGACTGGTTCCTCCGGCGCGAGAATGGGTACAATTAAATAATTCTAAATGACCCCCGGGGATAATCAAGCGCCCCGGCCTCCCCCCGTTGCCAAGGTTTCGCCATGTGATACCGTTAGCTGGGTAAACACACGGAAGGAGGAGACCATGAAAAAGGGGATGCTGACGCTCTGCTGCCTCGGGCTTCTGGCCTTGGGGGGGACTCCGTCGGCGGCGCTCGCCGCGCTGCAGACGAAGGAGGTCGACTACCGGGACGGCGGGGTGACCATGAAGGGGTATCTTGCCTGGGACGACGCGGTGCCGGGGAAACGCCCCGGGATGCTCGTGGTCCACGAGTGGTGGGGGCTCAACGACTACGCCCGCACGCGGGCCCGGATGCTGGCGGAGCTGGGGTATACGGCGCTGGCGGTGGACATGTACGGCGGCGGAAAGGTGGCGGGGCATCCCGACGATGCCGGGAAGTTCGCCGCGGAGGTGACGAAGAACCTGGACCTCATGACGGCCCGCTTCACCGCGGCGCTGGAGCTGCTGAAGAAGCAGCCGACCGTCGACCCGGCCCGGATCGGCGCCATCGGTTACTGCTTCGGCGGTGCGGTGGTGCTGAACATGGTCCGCCAGGGGGGGCTCGCCGGTGTCGCCAGCTTCCACGGGAGCCTCGCCTCCGTCCGCCCTCCCGGGCAAGGAGGGGTGAAGGCGCGGGTGCTGGTCATGAACGGCGGCGCGGACCGCTTCATCACCCCGGAGCAGATCGGTGCGTTCACCGCCGAGATGGCGAAGGCGGGGGCCGGTTTCCGGTTCATCAACTATGCCGGCGCCAAACACAGCTTCACCAATCCCGACGCCGGGAGCTTCGCGAAGAAGTTCGGCCTCGACCTCGCCTATGATGCCGCCGCCGACCGTCAGTCGTGGGACGAGATGAGCCGGTTTTTCCGGGAGTTGTTCGGGAAATAGGGGGGAACGCGCCGCCGGTTCACATCCCGGCGGCGCGGTGGCCCCGGTGGAGGGCGCGGACGACCCCCAGGGAGTAGCGGGGGGAGTCATTCAGGCGGTCGAGAAACAATCCGAAGAGCTCCACCAGGAAGGGGAGCTGGCTGGAGAGGAAGTGGTCGCCGTCCACCAGGAAGAGCTCAGCCCGGTGCCGGCCGGCAAACCGGACCGAATGCTCCGCCGGGATCACGTCGTCGTTCCAGCCGTGGACGATGACGGTCTTCTGGGCACGGGGGACCGGGGACTGCTCGGCGTAGCCGGAGAGGTAGAACGCCGGCGCCATGAGGAAGAGCCCCACCGGCTTCACGGCGTTGGAGGCCACGGTGGCCACGTAGCCTCCCATGCTCGAGCCTGCCAGCACCAGGGGCCTCTTTTCCCGGACGCAGCGTTCCACGAGGCGCTGCACCCGTCCGTCCGGGTTGGGAAGATCGGCGAAGTCAAGGCTCTCGGCGGCAAAGCCCCGTTCCCGGGCCACCTCGGCCAGGGCGCTGATCTTTGCTCCTGCCGGAGTGCTCTCCTTGCCGTGGGAGAAGATGACGATTCCTTTTTCCATGGTGTCTCCCCCCTCCGCGGCGGGCACGAAATCAGCCGTTCCTCGTGAATGTACCGTTCTGGTATTCCTCAAAGGCGACGCGAAGCTCATCCTCGGTGTTCATGACGACGGGGCCGTACCATGCCGCCGGTTCGCCGACGGGGCGTCCGGGGACCAGAAGGAAGCGGGCCGGCCCCCGCACGCTGTTCACCTCGCCGCAGATGACTCGGACCACCGTGCCGCCGTTCAGGAGGAGGAACGGGTCGAGCTGCGGCACCTGGTGGTAGCCAAAGGCGCGCTTGAGATGGACCCCCGCCCCCTCCACGGTCGCCTTGCTCTGCCATGCCTTCGCGATTTTCCTGACGATCTCCAT contains:
- a CDS encoding putative bifunctional diguanylate cyclase/phosphodiesterase, translated to MKTQERSIARITTILAAIITVAVSVLAPAGYFLVSYQYMVGSLDTQAEINARAVTQLVMANPQMWRYEEVRLMALLERRARRDLPEVRRVLDSQGKIIAESADPLRAPAVSRRHAIYDAGTPVAQIEISCSLRPLLLETTLVAAGAILLGGLGFIILRTIPLRAVQKAHHSLAESEAKYRSLYESMKEGMALYRFIRDGDGNPVSFEVVDINPSCESILGMGKTAVVGRRGAELFGGAVMDFFVDIVRGAQTGEALTFELPLPEKNRFFDVSVFYPEEGLFATLFEDVTERKKSDAQIQRLAYYDTLTGLPNRTLFFDRLNQALAGASRRNGKVALLFIDLDGFKLINDNLGHAQGDLLLMTVAQRLGEGIRRSDTLARLGGDEFMVLISSADEDRNAAQLAQHLLERISPPCEIGGRDVYTSASIGISIFPDDGRDVETLVRCADMAMYAAKEAGRNGYHFHSGEMNRKAHERMELEMSLRQALDRHEFFLEFQPIINARGDCLVGAEALVRWQHPVQGRIMPGTFIPAAENSGMVIPLGEWVLRNVCEKVREWRNADLPPVKLSVNVSGRQFEQRDFTAVVHGILKETGVDARSLQLELTETSLMKDADAAVSALHKLKELDLRIAVDDFGTGYSSLGYLRNFPIDHIKIDRSFVMDICDNPDDRSIVEAIVAMANKLNLNVVAEGVETVEQRDFLLNLGCHEMQGFLFHRPMPEEQFVELLRGMTLCATPTAS
- a CDS encoding MlaC/ttg2D family ABC transporter substrate-binding protein, whose protein sequence is MKWLILQALLLGFAISTPAFAQGTPTEVVKKAVDEVIRIVSDKELKKPQNEPKRRQGLKKAIGAVFDYGEMAQRSMARHWKERSAPEKKEFTELFETLLENSYAGKIESYNQEKVVYGKEIVEGESAEVRSRIITTKRDEYALDYRLMKKGGKWMVYDVVIEGVSLVANYRTQFNKIITSEGYPALVKKLRAKSEEIKTP
- a CDS encoding TolC family protein, with product MKTKAASAVIYGILFLGATVGRAAGTDGEKQLLDLNDCVKNALAVAPELGESQADIDLAASKLVEAKAHRYPQLDFLGLIGPVPQARGNQVASPDSINQTSRLTWFTRGDATLVQPLYTFGKISESMKAASHGIEVDRAKKEQRRNEVALQVKEYYYGLLLARELKEVVLEVQEDLDKARKKAREYLDKGSPNVDDLDIYKLDAFSGEVAKYLEEAKKGETLALAALRSRIGLSPDAPFDIATARLAPDETTAAALPAYLAASQSQRPEYRQVKEGLLARQALVEAAKAAYWPDLFLGGYLSGAYAEKRDRVSNPWVPDEFNHLWGGVALGLKWKLDFGITGAKVAAEQAQYDRLMSTKTYAETNIPLQIRKAYLDLQEAEKSIAATKDAYSNAKKWVVAALANFDFGIGPAKEIFDGLENYAKMRSDYFHSIYNQKMSRANLEYAVGASPLEQR
- the mlaD gene encoding outer membrane lipid asymmetry maintenance protein MlaD, whose amino-acid sequence is MKRITLELIVGIFVLAGLLCLSYLSVKLGKMELVGGDFYDVTSEFDSVSGLKKGASVELAGVEVGRVDRIDLDPKTDRARLHLKIRQGIRLQDDVIASVRTRGIIGDKFIKLSPGGSETLIAANGRIRDTESSVDLEELLSKYIHGKVD
- a CDS encoding ABC transporter ATP-binding protein, with the translated sequence MIKLVEVQKSFGSQVVLDRLTLEVPPGKITAVIGPSGEGKSVLLKHMIGLLQPDAGKVFVEGEDITVMRRWELNRVRERFGMLFQNAALFDSMSVFENVAFPLEEKTKLSRPEIDAKVHEALEHVGLRGVDRKFPDELSGGMKKRVGLARALLLNPRIILFDEPTTGLDPIICRAIHQLIKDTHSRFGFTAVIVSHEIPEIFDISDYVAMLYRGRIIEMGTPEEIQRSDHPVVKQFISGSLEGPIHFV
- a CDS encoding MlaE family ABC transporter permease produces the protein MRNTIEKLGAVTLFVVREMGRMLIFILYALYIIVRDPGKPIHIFKQIHFIGAKSLFVIVLTAAFTGMVLGLQGYYTLAKFGSEGLLGSAVALSLIRELGPVLSALMVTGRAGSAITAEIGIKKITEQIDALKTMALEPFKYLVSPKVLGALVALPLLCAIFDVVGIYGGYLVGVKLLGVNEGAYFYEMEKSVVGKDVWSGFVKSVSFGAIISWVCCYKGYYAGHGAEGVSRATTEAVVMSSVLVLVWDYFLTSVML
- a CDS encoding NADP-dependent glyceraldehyde-3-phosphate dehydrogenase codes for the protein MTIRDRIDALFPAPEQLAGRNRLAEPVEMREYLVNGELQPWKGPTQEVFSPVCARKADGPERARIGSFPLMTEADALAALEAAAAAYDNGRGEWPTMTVADRIAHIQRFAARMKERREEVVRLLMAEIGKTAGDAGKEFDRTVAYIAETVDALKELDRVSSRFVIEQGIIGQIRRAPLGVTLCMGPYNYPLNETFTTLIPALIMGNTVLLKPPRHGVLLFAPLLRAFRDCFPPGVVNTLFGSGRTITPPLMRTGRIDVLAFIGTSSAANSLQKEHPKPHRLRSVLGLEAKNPAIVLPDADLNVAVEECLAGSLTFNGQRCTAIKIVFVHESIADDFLALFSRTLAAIGIGLPWDPAVMITPLPEPGKTVYLAGLVDDAVRHGARVMNEGGGTVSGTYFHPALVYPVTPRMRLYTEEQFGPVVPVAPFSDTAEPIRYIEESDYGQQVSIFGRDPQLLATLIDPLVNQVSRVNINSQCQRGPDVFPFTGRKDSAVGTLSVSDALRAFSIRTLVAAKESAVNKEIISDIVREHRSNFLSTDFIL
- a CDS encoding dienelactone hydrolase family protein; this translates as MKKGMLTLCCLGLLALGGTPSAALAALQTKEVDYRDGGVTMKGYLAWDDAVPGKRPGMLVVHEWWGLNDYARTRARMLAELGYTALAVDMYGGGKVAGHPDDAGKFAAEVTKNLDLMTARFTAALELLKKQPTVDPARIGAIGYCFGGAVVLNMVRQGGLAGVASFHGSLASVRPPGQGGVKARVLVMNGGADRFITPEQIGAFTAEMAKAGAGFRFINYAGAKHSFTNPDAGSFAKKFGLDLAYDAAADRQSWDEMSRFFRELFGK
- a CDS encoding YqiA/YcfP family alpha/beta fold hydrolase — encoded protein: MEKGIVIFSHGKESTPAGAKISALAEVARERGFAAESLDFADLPNPDGRVQRLVERCVREKRPLVLAGSSMGGYVATVASNAVKPVGLFLMAPAFYLSGYAEQSPVPRAQKTVIVHGWNDDVIPAEHSVRFAGRHRAELFLVDGDHFLSSQLPFLVELFGLFLDRLNDSPRYSLGVVRALHRGHRAAGM
- a CDS encoding pirin-like C-terminal cupin domain-containing protein; the encoded protein is MEIVRKIAKAWQSKATVEGAGVHLKRAFGYHQVPQLDPFLLLNGGTVVRVICGEVNSVRGPARFLLVPGRPVGEPAAWYGPVVMNTEDELRVAFEEYQNGTFTRNG